cctgctcgtcctcgtcctctccgtcctcctcgccgccgcgcgccgcgacggcgacgcggcggggACGATGGTCTTCTTCTCCGGCGCTTCTCCCGCGATCTCGGCGGCGCCtcccttgctgctgctgctgggcggCCAAGAGGAGGGGACGAGCTGCGAGGCGGCGCTGCGGTCGCTGCCGGACCACGGCTCGCGGTGCCGGTACCTGTCGTGGCAGGGGCACCCGCCGTGCGCGCCGGGGGCGTACGTCGACTACCTCCGGCTCTTCTACTGCGACTTCGGCCGCGCGCCGTGGCTGGGCGCCGGCGCGATGGCGCTGTGGCTGCTGGTCCTCTTCTACCTCCTCGGCGACACGGCGTCGCGCTACTTCTGCGCGTCGCTCGAGGGGCTCTCGGAGGCGCTGCGcctgccgccggccatcgcGGGCGTCACGCTCCTCTCGCTCGGCAACGGCGCGCCCGACGTGCTCTCCAGCGTCGTCGCGTtcgccggcaccggcggtggcggcggaggcgacgccGGGGACGTCGGGCTCAGCAGCGTGCTCGGCGGCGCGCTGTTCGTGTCCACGGTCGtggccggcgtcgtcgccgtcgtcgcggaGAGCCGGGGGGAGGTCGTGATCGAGCGGCGCGGGTTCGTGCGCGACGTGTGCTTCCTGCTCGTGGCGCTGTGCTACCTCCTCGCCGTGCTGCTCGCCGGCACCGTCACCGTCTGGGCCGCCGCGTCGTTCCTCTCCCTCTACGCCGCCTACGTCCTCATCGTCTGGTTCTCCCACTGCTGCGCGGCCGCCAGagcggaggacgacgacgacccgcTCCTGGAGGACGGCAagaagcccgccgccgccgcgaacaATTCCTCCGACGTcctcgccgcccctctccttcTCGACgtccacggcgacggcggcgcagcACCTCCGCTCCCCATCTCCTTCAACAAGTCTACCacttccccgccgccggagaAAACCTTCTCCCAGCGCGCCATGGACGCGCTCCAGTCGCCGCTGTACCTCCCGCGGCGCCTGACGATCCCGGACATCACCGCGCACCGGTGGTCCAAGCGCTACGCCGTGGCGTCCGCCTTTCTctccccgctcctcctcgccgccacctcTTCCCCCACCAGCCCCGCCGCGCTCTTCTCCGCCTTGGCGGCGGGTGCCCTCCTGGCCGCCGCGGCTGCCCACACAACAACCTCCACCTCCCCTCCTGAGACCCGGTGCGGGCGCCTCCCGTGGCTCGCGGGCGGGTTCCTGATGTCGGTGCTCTGGTCCTACCTCCTAGCCCGCGAGCTCGTCGCCCTTCTCGTGGCGATCGGTCTCGTCGCCGGCGTGAAGGCGAGCGTGCTGGGCGCGACAGTGCTGGCGTGGGGGAACTCGCTGGGGGACCTGGTGGCGGACGTGGCGATGGCCATgcacggtggcgccggcggggcccagACGGCCGTGTCGGGCTGCTACGCGGGCCCGGCGTTCAACACggtggtgggcctgggcctgtCGCTCACGATGGCCGCCGGGGCCCGGTACCCGCGGCCGTACGCGATCCCGGCGGACGCGTCGGCGTACCAGGCCGCGGGATTCCttgcggcggcgctggtgtGGGCCATCGTGGTGCTCCCCGCCCGCGGGATGCGGCTCGACCGGGTGCTCGGGGtcggcctcctcgtcgtctACCTCGCGTTCATCGCCGTCAGGCTGGTCTCGCTCGGAGGgtcttgatctttttcttttgCTATTATTTAATCATTAATTTTGGGGTGGTTGTATATTATCATATATAATTGGGTGGTGGTGATGGTCGATTTATTGGAGCGTCGTCAATTTTTTGTTGGATTGGATATGATGCATGGAGAGCTGTTgatcgatgatgatgatgtaccATGCCAAGAACTTCTCTCTTCAAATCAAATGTACATGTATAGCGTATTAATTAAATGGTGTTTTTATGTAAGTTGTTGATCGATTATATAAGTTGACTTTTTAAATGTTAAAATTAGGCACTGATTAAGACTGCGAGGTTAATTATTTTCTCAACTGTTTTTTTAAACGGCATTATTTGTTTCTCGACTCCTGCTTTTCGAAATCCGGATTAGTTCACTTATAGTTGCATATGTTTTGTTGGTTGATGAGACCCAAATGATTTAGAGAATGAAGAGCCAAATATCATCGATCATGATGATAATGACATGTGAGTAGCCAGTAGATCGATGAAGCTAGCCTTAATTAGGATGTCTCACAATATGTCTGTCGGCATGGACATTATTTGATAGGCAAGCCTGATGACGACACTGCTTGCATGCATCTTGTCTCTTGTTGCTGCATTCATACATGCATGTGGATGAGTTATATGCATTGCTCTTATTGTTGGGTCCCTGGTCCGGTGTGCATGCATGTACGTGTCGATCGGCCGAGTGACatctttccttcttcttcttcttttttccatgCTTCGTAATTTTTGTATGCAAACGCTAAGCATATCTTAATACATGTTCAGGTTGGCAATTTGCGGAGGAACGAGTGTGTTTGTATGACCAAAGGTTTTAGATAAGACCAGAGCAAAGGCTCAATCATCTAGTACCGCATGCATTGACATTGTTGGCGCAATGGAGAACCGGGAAAAGGAGAGCTGTTTCATGAACAACACAAAGAATCGAACGATTTGTGtgaaatataaaaatattaaagcAGACATAGCAAGCACGCCAGTGGTCTATGGTGCAATGTTCTTTTGCATTTTCCTTTCTGCACTTTTCAGCAACCGCATACGTTTATTTTGTACCCAATACTAAGTCTTCTTCCATCTTCGTTACAGGTCCAGACAGTCTTAGACTCTTAGTCCTAAACAGCATGCATGTCCTTCTTTTCTGAGACTCTGGCAACTGGATGAAATTGTTCTGATTGGGAGAAGAATTGCTCTCTCCCATAATGTACAAATGATCATGGCGGTCCTCCATGCTGCGCTCTAGGGGTACCATGCAGCAGCTCCCTAGTTCGGTCCCGGATCTCGAGGGCGCTGCGCTGTCGCGATTCCGAAATGATCTGCCTATCTTTCAGTTCGGTCCTCCAGCTGCATTATTGCCACGCCCGTCCTGCAGGTACATGTTTGCGGCAGCGGAGAGATGGGCATGACGGCATGCATGGGCTGATGGCGCGTGGCGTCAACTGGGCTGGGCACCACCCCTCCCGCTTGATCCTCATCTTTTCTCGAATGCTACACAGGTACTGTCAACGAACTGCGTGCATATACTATACTGTATATGTCATGCACTGATGCAGCACGTATTCTAATTTAGTCTAGGTTCGGGTTTAATAAAAATTGGATCATACTATTATATAATTTTAAAgggctgagttggattgtgaagaagACATGTTAGGTGCGTAACATGCATCACGATACATATAAGAAAGAGCAGTAGATCATCCATCTCTGACGATATAGGTCATTGTATACAGTATACTGCCACTGCGTATCAGAGACACCTGCACTACAGTCTACATGTGCTCAACGGTCACTGCGATTTCTCCTCTTACAAAAACCACAttatataatttatttttaagCCCGTCCGATATGATGGGATCCTCTCGCATGGATCTCGCTTACTTTGCAAGTGTCCATCCACGAGCAAGGCTAGCTGGGCTAGGCATCTGAATCTGCAATCCATCGACGAGACAAGACATGCCAGCCAGCAGGAGCAGCGGCTCCCAACGACCACCGACCGGCCCATCCATATCGTTCTTCGTACAATAGATACAATCAACAGGATCCGATCATGGTCAGAGAATGGCCGGTGTGATTATATTCGAGATTGCATACTACCGCTGGCAGTGGCAGtgccatcagcagcagcagcgctggAACGAGTGATGAGCCTGCTGCATGCGACAGGGGAGCACGAGCTCGATCCTAGTCCTGCAAGCGTGCGGTGGGCACAcgtgatggatggatggatgggaagGCGATCTCAATTATTATTTTGATTGCCCCCCCCACCAGCCGAGTGGTCGGATCATCGACCACCACTTCTTTCTTCACCATCGGCCAGGCACCATGCATGCCTGCTCCTGCCAGCAGATATATGTGTACTCCCTCTGCTTCAAATTTtagatcattttgatttttcttagttcatagatgtttgtatgcacctaaatatagtgtaggTCTAGATACATATAAATATAtacgaacctagaaaagctaaaacgacatacaatttggaacggaattTCGAACATAGGGAGTACAAGACAAGAAAagaaagtaaaagaaaaaaacaaaagataacaaaagaagaagaaatgaataggattataagaaaaaaagaagaaatgaaTAGGATTATAagaaaaagatttgaagataaGTAAATAATAGAAAATAAACATGGAATGGTTGTGGACACGAAATTTAGGCCTGAAACTAATGGGGGCTC
This sequence is a window from Setaria italica strain Yugu1 chromosome III, Setaria_italica_v2.0, whole genome shotgun sequence. Protein-coding genes within it:
- the LOC101753490 gene encoding cation/calcium exchanger 1 codes for the protein MAFLYRLLKCRRNAAAAVASAAFLLLVLVLSVLLAAARRDGDAAGTMVFFSGASPAISAAPPLLLLLGGQEEGTSCEAALRSLPDHGSRCRYLSWQGHPPCAPGAYVDYLRLFYCDFGRAPWLGAGAMALWLLVLFYLLGDTASRYFCASLEGLSEALRLPPAIAGVTLLSLGNGAPDVLSSVVAFAGTGGGGGGDAGDVGLSSVLGGALFVSTVVAGVVAVVAESRGEVVIERRGFVRDVCFLLVALCYLLAVLLAGTVTVWAAASFLSLYAAYVLIVWFSHCCAAARAEDDDDPLLEDGKKPAAAANNSSDVLAAPLLLDVHGDGGAAPPLPISFNKSTTSPPPEKTFSQRAMDALQSPLYLPRRLTIPDITAHRWSKRYAVASAFLSPLLLAATSSPTSPAALFSALAAGALLAAAAAHTTTSTSPPETRCGRLPWLAGGFLMSVLWSYLLARELVALLVAIGLVAGVKASVLGATVLAWGNSLGDLVADVAMAMHGGAGGAQTAVSGCYAGPAFNTVVGLGLSLTMAAGARYPRPYAIPADASAYQAAGFLAAALVWAIVVLPARGMRLDRVLGVGLLVVYLAFIAVRLVSLGGS